In Acidobacteriota bacterium, the genomic window AGGGGGTGATCTTATCCATATCGGTAGGGATATTGTACACAAAGCTGCCGACGAACCCGTAGCTGGTCACATCGCCGAGAATAACATTGAACTCCCCCTGGAAACCGTATCTATCGGTAAGGGCATACTCGAGCGAGCCACCAAGACCGAAATCCGTTCCACCATTGATATATAAGCCACCGTAAACACTGGCAAAGATCGTCCCTGGCTCCACCTCGTCCGCTTTGGCAGTAGGAATAGCCACAAAGAGAAGCAGCAACGGCACACAAACCAAAATTCCTAACTTCCTCATCATTTATTCCTCCTGATTTTATATTTTAAGCCTCCTCTTCTCGATTGGCAACAAAAAACATCGAAAATAATCTAACAAAATAACTCTTTTACTACTTTTTGAGCGTTTCCTTTAGAAGTTCGCCCGCTTCCTTTTCTTTTGCCGCCCCCTCCCTTATCAGATTCGCAGCCTTCCGGACATCCGGCTTATCCTGTTTAAGAAGATCGAGCGCCTCGCGATAGCTCTCCGCTGCCTGCCCAAGAAGATAGACCACCTCCTTCAAATCGATACCAGCGGAGGAAAAGCCTCGAAGAAAGAAGACATCATCCTCTCTGGTATAGACAAGCATCTCGACCAAAGAGAGGATCACATCCCATTTACTCGCCTTCGGAGAGAGCTTTTCAAGATAGGAAGCGAACTTTGAAATAGCATACGAACCTTGAGCGACGGGTCCGAAGCTGTCTCCTATAAGAAGCCCAGCGTTCCTTCTCAAGATGAAAGAGATATCCTCCTTTTTTTCTCCTTTCTCGAAGACGACAAAGGCATAGCGCCAGGGGAGGCGGAAGTAGCCGAGGGCTTCGGCAACCGCCTGCTTAAGGACATCCTTAGCAACCGGAATCCCCTTTTCTTCCTCTAAAAAGCGGTTTTTCTCCCCAGTCTCGTAGTAGTAGAAGTACTTATCGTCATAACCCACTATCACCTCGCTGTGGGAAGAGAACATGCCGGGTTGGCCCTTCAATCTTCCTACATTAACCGATACCCGCACCGGCAATCCGGAGGAGATGAAATACTCGATCCCGCGAAGAAAAAGGGCAGGATCATTGGTCACCAAATACCGCCTCTTAAGGCCGAGATAAGGGGCAGCGACTCGAAAACCCGGCTCGGGATCGGTATAGGGGAGGAAAAAAGCCCTCTTCCCCCCAAGGCTAATGTAGGCTGCTCCATAGGTGAACCCCATCAGGAAATTGACCTCTCCTAAAGAAACCCTTTCCCCATTGAGATAGTAGGAGATCATCTGCAGGCTGGCTGACTGACAATACGCCTTCCTATAAGATATCCAGGGGACACCAGAGATGTGATACTCAGCGGGAGCGGTTTTGACCTCCTCCGTCCTAAGGGGTTCTGGCTGGTATTGAGAAGTGAAATATTTCCTCTGGAAATAGGTACCGATGTGAGGGAGAAGAAGATAGACGGCTAATGCCAACCCACCGATTACGATAAGAACGATCCATCTTTTCTTTATCTTCATTTTTTCCTCCCAAGGATAAGGACGGCTTACATTTAAGAAGCCAAAGTTGAAGACCCTAACCTGGGAATCTCTTTTCTCTTCTTGGAAGATATGTATCGGCTGTAATTAAAGAGCGAGAAGAGCAAAAGCAATAAACATCCTCTTTTGCTGTGCAGTCTCAACTGCTACTTTCCCAGATTAAAGACAAAAAATTATGGCGGAGAGGGAGGGATTCGAACCCTCGATCCCGGGACTACCGGGATAGCTGCTTAGCAGGCAGCCCTGTTCAGCCACTCCAGCACCTCTCCGCCTGCCTTTCTGGTTAAATTTATAAAATAATTATCGCTTTCTGTCAAGCTCAAAGGACACTTGCAGCGAAACTCATCGTTCCCGGGGAACCTCGAGCATCCTCAAAAGCGCCCTCTTTGCTCGAACCGCTATCTCATCGGGCACGGTGATAACCGGGGATAAGGTCTCGAGTGCCCTGAGAATAGAATCTAAGGTGGTGAGCTTCATATTAGGGCAAACGAGCGTGGGGCTTGCGATATAGAACCTCTTCTCCGGTGCCTCCCGGGAGAGACGATGGATCATCCCTATCTCTGTGCCCACGATTATCTCCTCTGCCTCAGTCCGTTTGGCAAATGCGATTATCCCCGAAGTGCTCGCCACCTCATCAGCCAGATCGATAACCTCAGGTCGACACTCAGGGTGAACTATCACCTTCGCTTTCGGATGCTTCCTCTTCGCCTCGAGCACCTCCTCCGGGGTTAGTCTCTGATGGGTGGGGCAATAGCCATCCCAGAGGATCATCTTCTTCTTGGTAAACCGGGAGACGAAATGTCCCAAGTTCTTGTCGGGGACAAATATGATCTCCTCGTTCGGAAGGTACTCCACCACCCGAAGGGCATTAGCTGAGGTACAGCAGATGTCGCTTTCCGCCTTGACCGCTGCCGATGAATTGATATAGGTTACTACCGTTGCTTTGGGATGGTTCTTTTTCATCTCCAAAAGCGCGGATGGTTCCGCCATATCAGCCAGAGGACAGCCCGCAGCTCGCTCAGGGAGGATGACCTTCTTCTCCGGCGAGAGGATCGCTGCCACCTCTGCCATAAAGTAAACCCCACAGAATATGATCACCTGGGCATCAGCCTCCGCCGCCTTATGGGAAAGATCGAGGGAATCCCCCCGAAAATCAGCTATGTCCTGCACCTCGGGTATCTGGTAATTGTGGGCGAGGATCACCGCCTTATGCTTCTTTTTAAGCTCGGTTATCCTTTCTCTAAGCTCATCTTCCCGGTTCATCCGGCACCTCCTATAAAGAGAGAACCCTGCCTTACCTCCTTTATCCTGTTATCCTCTCCGTCGAGGAGTACTATTTTCGGCTGATGATGAGCCACCTCCGAAGGGGAGATAAGGGCGTAAGAAGCGACGATCACCAGATCGCCCTCCTTGACGAGGCGTGCTGCTGCCCCGTTTGTCACCACCTCGCGGGAACCCCGCTTCCCCTCTATGAGGTAGGTCTCAATCCTCGCTCCACTGGTAATGTC contains:
- a CDS encoding C39 family peptidase is translated as MKIKKRWIVLIVIGGLALAVYLLLPHIGTYFQRKYFTSQYQPEPLRTEEVKTAPAEYHISGVPWISYRKAYCQSASLQMISYYLNGERVSLGEVNFLMGFTYGAAYISLGGKRAFFLPYTDPEPGFRVAAPYLGLKRRYLVTNDPALFLRGIEYFISSGLPVRVSVNVGRLKGQPGMFSSHSEVIVGYDDKYFYYYETGEKNRFLEEEKGIPVAKDVLKQAVAEALGYFRLPWRYAFVVFEKGEKKEDISFILRRNAGLLIGDSFGPVAQGSYAISKFASYLEKLSPKASKWDVILSLVEMLVYTREDDVFFLRGFSSAGIDLKEVVYLLGQAAESYREALDLLKQDKPDVRKAANLIREGAAKEKEAGELLKETLKK
- the nadA gene encoding quinolinate synthase NadA, with amino-acid sequence MNREDELRERITELKKKHKAVILAHNYQIPEVQDIADFRGDSLDLSHKAAEADAQVIIFCGVYFMAEVAAILSPEKKVILPERAAGCPLADMAEPSALLEMKKNHPKATVVTYINSSAAVKAESDICCTSANALRVVEYLPNEEIIFVPDKNLGHFVSRFTKKKMILWDGYCPTHQRLTPEEVLEAKRKHPKAKVIVHPECRPEVIDLADEVASTSGIIAFAKRTEAEEIIVGTEIGMIHRLSREAPEKRFYIASPTLVCPNMKLTTLDSILRALETLSPVITVPDEIAVRAKRALLRMLEVPRER
- a CDS encoding aspartate 1-decarboxylase, whose protein sequence is MFIKVLKAKIHRARVTGADINYEGSLTLDPDLMRRAGMLPYELVQVYDITSGARIETYLIEGKRGSREVVTNGAAARLVKEGDLVIVASYALISPSEVAHHQPKIVLLDGEDNRIKEVRQGSLFIGGAG